Below is a window of Aeromonas veronii DNA.
TTAACGATAAAAAGACCTTTAACGAAGATGGCTTTCAGGGTGACAGCACCAGGGCACAAGCGGCGGCCAGCAAGGGCCTGCACCTGCCATCCGATGCGTTACCCTTGCGCCAACACCGGCTGGCGCTGGCAAGCCGCCATCGCCTCGGCACTGGCCAGCTGCTTCTGGCGGTTCAGATCGCTGAGGGACGCAGGGGTCACCAAGCGCAACGCCTGGGTCGGGCATACCTCGACACAGGCCGGGCCCGCCTCACGGTGACGACAGAGATCGCACTTCAAGGCTTGCGCCTTGAGCTGCGGGCGCTTAAACAGCGCATCGGCAGCGGGCGCCACCTCTTTCACCACCACCGCCATAGCACCGTAAGGACAGGCCACCACACAGGATTTGCAGCCGATACAGCGCTCCTGCAACACCTTGACGCAACCATCCTCACTGACGATGGCATTATTGGGACACGCCACGCCGCACGGCTTGTCTTCACACTGGCGGCAGAGCACCGGTGTGGTTACCTTGCTGCCGACAATCACCTTCAGGCGCGGCTGGAAATAGCTGTCCTTGGAGACCAGATGTCCATCCTCGATGGCAAGACGCAGGCCGCCCTCCCGCTCAACGGTACCCGTGCAGGACGTTGACTGGTGTGAAACGGCGCAGGCCACCTCACAGGTACGACACCCAATACAAAGACTGGGATCTGCAATCACGAAGCTGTTCATAGAGAGGGATCCTAAATGTTTCATTACTGCCGCACTGGCATCGCCCAACGTGCCCAAGTGTCATCCCCGAGGGGCCCACACTCACACCTCGACGACGCAGCCGACTAACCCACAAAGCATTTATCAGACCAAAAACGAAATTGAGTGAAATAAAATTTGCAAGCAACTGAAAATGAAAGGGTAATAAGAATGAGGAAGCGGGGTTTTCAGGTCAATGACGATAACCACCACGTCCAGTAAAAATGTGATCGACACGACAAAAGTGACGAGCTCGACACCGGCTGACAGCCCTACCTGATGCCGCCTCATCAGAGATGGATTACGGGGCCGCTGATTGTTTGGTTGGTGATGCCATCGATCGGTTGATACGGCTTAACGACCTCCCTTGAATCCCTCATGCTTCTGGTATGCATCACTGTTCGCACTCCTCGTTGCAACGCCAACAGCATATATTGCCGCGGCAAGACTTCTGCCGGTCATGTCGCTATCGTTGTCCAACCTGCCCCATCCCACTTATATGAGACCTTAATGAAGCACCCTTTATGTTGATCATAGCCAACAGAGATCAGGATTATGTCGGTCGCTATTTTTTAGCTGAGTTATCTCTCACTTGTTGGTTCAGTCGGTCCAGCGGCTTTTGCTGGGCGCTCTCATGTCGTTCGCTGTTGCTGGTGTGCAGGTATTTCGAAGTGGTGTCGATGCTGTCATGTCCTGCATCCGCCTGTACGTGGGAAAGCGGCCGACCATTTAGGTTGATGTCATGGGTGATCCCGCTATGGCGAATGGCATGGGGAGAGAGTTGCCGCATTTCAGCCCCATCCTGGGTAAATCCATCCTGCTCGGCCAACTCGGCCCCCTTGCCGATGATCACCATGATCAAATCCCGTAACTGGCGAATACCGAGATTGGCGTTTAGCTCGCCCTGCTCGCGGCCGTGGGCTGCCGCTTTATGGCGAACGAACAGCGGTGTCTGTTCATCCGGTGTTGGCAAGGGAGAGAGACCGAGGAAACGGCGGTAGCGTTCGAGTGCCGCCAACAGCGCTTGGGATACCGCTACGGTACGCCGTTTGCCCCCTTTGCTTTGCGGAATAAAGTAGCCCCAGACGCCGGTTTTGCGATCCCGTCTGAACTGCCCCATCACAGGGGTAAAGCCCGGCCGGGCCGCCACCTCAGAGATCCGCAGATAGCAGGCATACATCAGAATGATGAGAAAACGGCTGCGCTCGTGCTGCTCCGGATGGTCGTTGGCAAAGGTATCGGCGGCCTGCATCACGTATGACCACTGCAGCTCGCTGAAGGCCTGCACCTGATCATCGGCCTCCAGCTGTTGCGGCCGTTTGACCCGCTGCAGTAGCAGAGCGGGATTCCTGTCCATGTACTCCTCCTGGATCAGGAACTGGAAGAAGGCGGACAAGATGGCGAGCTTGGTCTTCATCGCCGGCTCGCTCAGGCGATAGGGCAAGGTGCGGCCCAGCTCCCGCTTGCCGAGAAACGGTCGCCATTGCGGGTTGGGCAACCGCTCTCCCCACTCCTTGTCGAGGACAAACTGCGCCACGTTGCGATAGGCGATCAACTCTTCAGGGGGCGACTGACAGTAGTCGAGATAGCGGATCATGATGCGGCGAGTGAGGTCTTTCGGGCTGATGGCCGCCTCGCGAAAGCACCAGTGCAAAAAAGTGGTCAGTTCGCTGCGATAGGTTTTGTAGTTGTTTTCGCTGTTGCGCTGCTCCAGCAGCCAATCGACCACCAGTTCGTAAACCAGCCCGGCATCGGGCACATCGTTGAGGCTGAGGTTGGCAAGGTACTGATTGACCTGCGGGTTGCCGGCTTCCAGATAGATCAGGCTGTCAAACAGTGGCATAGCCGGCGGCAAGGATAATAGGTGTTGAGTCATAAGATGGACTGGATGTAGACAAGATAGAGGACAACCAAAAGGACGGGGCTTCCCGCAAGGATCTGGTGATGTAAAACTGTAAATTACAGATACAAAAAAGGAGGCCTGAGCCTCCTTTTAGCGTTTATAACAGGACTGGATTAAACCAGAGCTGCTTTAGCTTTTTCAACCAGGGCGGTGAAAGCCAGCTTGTCGTGAACGGCGATATCGGACAGGATCTTGCGATCGATCTCGATAGAAGCCTTCTTCAGACCGTTGATCAGACGGCTGTAGGACAGACCGTTCTGACGGGCTGCAGCGTTGATACGCGCAATCCACAGCTGACGGAACTGACGC
It encodes the following:
- the rplT gene encoding 50S ribosomal protein L20; translation: MPRVKRGVTARARHKKVMKAAKGYYGARSRVYRVAVQAVTKAGQYAYRDRRQKKRQFRQLWIARINAAARQNGLSYSRLINGLKKASIEIDRKILSDIAVHDKLAFTALVEKAKAALV
- a CDS encoding tyrosine-type recombinase/integrase, translating into MPLFDSLIYLEAGNPQVNQYLANLSLNDVPDAGLVYELVVDWLLEQRNSENNYKTYRSELTTFLHWCFREAAISPKDLTRRIMIRYLDYCQSPPEELIAYRNVAQFVLDKEWGERLPNPQWRPFLGKRELGRTLPYRLSEPAMKTKLAILSAFFQFLIQEEYMDRNPALLLQRVKRPQQLEADDQVQAFSELQWSYVMQAADTFANDHPEQHERSRFLIILMYACYLRISEVAARPGFTPVMGQFRRDRKTGVWGYFIPQSKGGKRRTVAVSQALLAALERYRRFLGLSPLPTPDEQTPLFVRHKAAAHGREQGELNANLGIRQLRDLIMVIIGKGAELAEQDGFTQDGAEMRQLSPHAIRHSGITHDINLNGRPLSHVQADAGHDSIDTTSKYLHTSNSERHESAQQKPLDRLNQQVRDNSAKK
- a CDS encoding 4Fe-4S dicluster domain-containing protein — encoded protein: MNSFVIADPSLCIGCRTCEVACAVSHQSTSCTGTVEREGGLRLAIEDGHLVSKDSYFQPRLKVIVGSKVTTPVLCRQCEDKPCGVACPNNAIVSEDGCVKVLQERCIGCKSCVVACPYGAMAVVVKEVAPAADALFKRPQLKAQALKCDLCRHREAGPACVEVCPTQALRLVTPASLSDLNRQKQLASAEAMAACQRQPVLAQG